A window of the Synechococcus sp. JA-3-3Ab genome harbors these coding sequences:
- the metE gene encoding 5-methyltetrahydropteroyltriglutamate--homocysteine S-methyltransferase has product MAIETQTLGYARMGKRRELKKALEAFWGGTLEAEALLATLQDLESQAWRTQRQANLDHIAVGDQTLYDHVLDWATWLGLIPSRFQSLSGLERYFAMARGQEGLPALEMTKWFDTNYHYLVPEIEADAIPQAHFDDFLATVRRAQGILGNRTSPVLLSPVTLLALSQRSGELRGDLEKLLPLYRELLQELQRLGIREVQVHEPILVTSEGKSLQEAVEQTYRWLASVGIPLHLVTYFDDLGETYPWAVELPVAGLSLDFTRGHNLELVRAHGFPADKILGAGVVDGRNIWQIQPKAVLATLQELQALAPNLRVQPSCSLQFVPHDAALETHLPEPLRNVLSFAEQKLAEVVLLARTLNGEDTAAQQQELEQQWQAFQDFNPPNSTVRQALANLTAQDFQRSLPYEQRIGRQVKLPPLPTTTIGSFPQTPEVRQWRVKYKKGEISQAEYEAAIDAEIAKCIRIQEEIGLDVLVHGEFERTDMVEYFAQQLQGFAFTEHGWVQSYGSRCVRPPILYGDVSRPRPMTVREFKVAQSLTQKPVKGMLTGPVTMLNWSFPRVDVSRREQALQIALALRAEVADLEAAGAAMVQVDEPALREGLPLKKERWPEYLSWAVEAFRLTTAGAKPETQIHTHMCYSEFGDIIEHIERLDADVLSIENSRSSNKTLLQIAQAGYRHQVGNGVYDVHSPAVPDTEQILRQLRLGVAHLPLEQTWVNPDCGLKTRRWEEVIPALKNMVAATQRLREELQAT; this is encoded by the coding sequence ATGGCCATTGAAACTCAAACCCTAGGCTATGCCCGCATGGGCAAGCGCCGCGAGCTGAAGAAAGCCCTGGAGGCCTTTTGGGGCGGCACCCTGGAGGCGGAAGCCTTGTTGGCGACGCTGCAGGATCTGGAGAGTCAGGCCTGGCGAACCCAGCGACAGGCCAACCTCGACCACATTGCCGTAGGAGATCAAACCCTCTACGACCACGTTTTGGACTGGGCCACCTGGCTGGGGCTGATTCCCTCCCGGTTTCAGAGCTTATCAGGCCTGGAGCGCTACTTTGCCATGGCGCGGGGGCAGGAGGGGCTGCCGGCCTTGGAAATGACCAAGTGGTTTGACACCAACTACCACTACCTGGTGCCGGAAATTGAGGCCGACGCGATCCCTCAGGCCCATTTCGACGACTTCCTGGCCACGGTGCGACGGGCGCAAGGGATCCTAGGAAACCGCACCAGCCCCGTCCTCCTCAGTCCGGTTACCCTTCTTGCTCTAAGCCAGCGCTCTGGCGAGTTGCGGGGGGATCTGGAGAAGCTGCTTCCTCTCTACAGAGAACTCTTGCAGGAGCTGCAGCGCCTGGGGATCCGGGAAGTGCAAGTCCATGAGCCCATCTTGGTGACCAGCGAAGGCAAAAGTCTTCAGGAAGCGGTGGAGCAGACCTACCGCTGGCTTGCAAGCGTGGGGATCCCTCTCCACCTGGTTACCTACTTTGACGACTTGGGGGAGACTTACCCCTGGGCGGTGGAGCTTCCGGTAGCTGGCCTCAGCCTCGACTTCACCCGCGGCCACAACCTGGAACTGGTCAGAGCCCACGGCTTCCCCGCCGACAAGATCCTGGGGGCGGGGGTAGTGGACGGGCGCAACATCTGGCAGATCCAGCCCAAAGCCGTTCTGGCCACTCTGCAAGAGCTGCAAGCCCTAGCCCCCAACCTGCGGGTGCAGCCTTCTTGCTCGCTCCAATTTGTGCCCCACGACGCTGCTCTGGAAACCCACCTGCCAGAGCCTTTGCGCAATGTTCTCAGCTTTGCCGAGCAGAAGCTGGCCGAGGTGGTTCTGCTGGCCCGCACCCTCAACGGCGAAGACACCGCCGCCCAGCAGCAGGAGCTGGAGCAGCAGTGGCAGGCCTTCCAGGACTTCAATCCCCCCAACTCTACAGTGCGCCAGGCCTTGGCTAACCTGACGGCGCAGGACTTCCAGCGCTCCCTTCCCTACGAGCAGCGTATAGGCCGGCAGGTCAAGCTGCCACCGCTGCCGACCACCACCATCGGCTCTTTTCCCCAAACCCCCGAAGTCCGGCAGTGGCGGGTCAAGTACAAAAAGGGCGAGATCTCCCAGGCCGAATACGAAGCTGCCATCGACGCCGAAATTGCCAAGTGCATCCGCATCCAAGAAGAAATTGGCCTGGATGTGCTGGTGCATGGTGAGTTCGAGCGCACCGACATGGTGGAATACTTCGCCCAACAACTGCAGGGCTTTGCTTTTACCGAGCACGGCTGGGTGCAGAGCTATGGCAGCCGCTGCGTGCGTCCCCCCATTCTCTACGGCGACGTGTCTCGCCCTCGCCCCATGACGGTGCGGGAGTTCAAGGTGGCCCAATCTCTGACTCAAAAGCCGGTCAAGGGGATGCTGACAGGGCCGGTAACCATGCTCAACTGGTCCTTCCCCCGCGTTGACGTTTCCCGTCGCGAGCAGGCCCTGCAAATTGCCCTGGCCCTGCGGGCAGAGGTGGCCGACTTGGAAGCTGCCGGAGCCGCGATGGTGCAGGTGGACGAGCCAGCGCTGCGAGAGGGGCTGCCCTTGAAAAAAGAGCGCTGGCCAGAATACTTAAGTTGGGCGGTGGAGGCCTTCCGCCTGACTACCGCTGGCGCCAAGCCCGAAACCCAGATCCACACCCACATGTGCTACTCGGAGTTCGGGGACATCATCGAGCACATCGAGCGTCTGGATGCCGACGTCCTCTCCATCGAAAACAGCCGCAGCAGCAACAAAACCTTGCTGCAGATTGCCCAAGCCGGCTATCGCCACCAGGTAGGCAACGGCGTTTACGACGTTCACAGCCCGGCGGTGCCCGACACCGAGCAGATTCTCCGGCAACTGCGCCTGGGAGTGGCCCACTTGCCGCTAGAGCAAACCTGGGTCAACCCCGACTGCGGCCTAAAAACCCGCCGCTGGGAGGAAGTGATCCCTGCCCTGAAAAACATGGTGGCAGCCACTCAGCGTCTAAGGGAGGAGCTCCAGGCCACCTAG
- a CDS encoding molybdopterin synthase catalytic subunit → MLRFLIVDSTIQPAELSRLLVNNTAGALVTFEGWVRNHSQGKPVLSLEYEVYEILAQKEGEKILREAHAKFGLCGAVACHRQGHLAIGDIAVWVGATAEHRGAAFAGARYIIDAIKERLPIWKKEYYWGEPPRWVLCQKAKPLFQQFHKNAIARQPCGDTP, encoded by the coding sequence ATGCTGCGTTTTCTAATTGTGGATAGCACCATCCAGCCAGCTGAACTCAGTCGTTTGCTCGTCAATAACACAGCGGGTGCCTTAGTAACCTTCGAGGGCTGGGTACGCAACCACAGCCAGGGCAAACCTGTTCTCAGCTTGGAGTACGAAGTCTACGAGATCCTTGCCCAGAAGGAGGGCGAGAAGATCCTCCGAGAAGCCCACGCCAAGTTTGGCCTCTGCGGTGCTGTTGCCTGTCACCGCCAGGGTCATCTTGCAATTGGTGATATTGCGGTTTGGGTTGGTGCTACAGCTGAACATCGCGGCGCCGCTTTTGCTGGAGCACGTTACATCATTGATGCAATCAAGGAGCGCTTGCCCATTTGGAAAAAAGAGTACTACTGGGGTGAGCCGCCGCGTTGGGTTTTGTGTCAGAAAGCAAAGCCTTTGTTCCAGCAATTCCATAAGAACGCTATTGCTCGGCAGCCTTGCGGCGATACCCCCTAG
- a CDS encoding MoaD/ThiS family protein yields MPLSNPFGVVAAMVTQSVLSKTVTIQYVAVLREQAQRSSEVLQTSAANYLELYQQLQAKYGFSLAAEDVKVAVNHEFCDLTRPIDEGALVVFIPPVCGG; encoded by the coding sequence ATGCCACTTTCCAATCCGTTTGGGGTAGTTGCAGCCATGGTAACTCAATCTGTCCTAAGTAAGACCGTAACAATTCAATATGTAGCAGTGCTGCGGGAACAGGCTCAGCGGAGCAGCGAAGTGCTGCAAACCAGTGCAGCAAACTACCTAGAGCTCTATCAGCAGCTGCAAGCAAAGTATGGATTTTCGCTAGCAGCGGAGGACGTTAAGGTTGCTGTCAATCATGAGTTCTGTGACTTGACTAGGCCGATAGATGAAGGTGCCTTGGTAGTTTTCATTCCACCAGTTTGTGGGGGCTAA
- the moaC gene encoding cyclic pyranopterin monophosphate synthase MoaC, which translates to MDKADRTWAHLNAQGHPHMVDISHKSVSLRTATARARVQLPPALRSYVVGQDIHLKKGPVFQTATIAGTMAVKRTDQLIPFCHQIPVEDCTFDITIDDHLLVTIHCTVKTSAKTGVEMEALCGAATAALTIYDMCKSVSPHICIQETRLVTKSGGKNALLERPLYGLVLTGGRSKRMGRDKALLNPFGKPHAAYLYELLQPYCQQVYLSARAGQWSGTALELLPTLPDLVESVGPISGLLTALNTHPEANWLVVACDLLNLRSETIQKLLDHYQAETIATCYVNPERGFPEALCAIYTPQAAAVLERAYAEGVYCPVEILSRQPCTLVTPNHEVELMNVNTAEEYATFQSVWGSCSHGNSICPK; encoded by the coding sequence ATGGACAAAGCTGATCGTACATGGGCCCATCTTAATGCTCAAGGCCATCCGCATATGGTAGATATTAGCCACAAATCGGTGTCTTTGCGAACGGCCACAGCACGGGCAAGAGTTCAACTGCCACCTGCTCTCAGATCCTATGTTGTTGGCCAAGATATCCACCTGAAAAAAGGACCGGTATTTCAGACAGCAACCATTGCCGGTACAATGGCTGTTAAAAGAACTGACCAACTGATCCCCTTTTGTCATCAGATCCCTGTTGAAGACTGCACCTTTGATATCACAATTGATGATCACTTGCTTGTAACCATCCACTGCACTGTCAAGACCAGCGCTAAGACAGGGGTTGAAATGGAAGCTCTCTGTGGTGCGGCAACAGCAGCGCTGACAATCTATGACATGTGCAAGTCGGTGTCGCCCCATATCTGCATCCAGGAGACCCGCCTAGTAACTAAGTCCGGCGGCAAAAACGCCCTCCTGGAACGTCCCCTCTATGGCTTGGTGCTCACAGGGGGACGTAGCAAGCGCATGGGTCGCGATAAAGCGCTGCTGAACCCTTTTGGCAAACCCCACGCCGCCTATCTCTATGAACTGCTGCAGCCCTACTGCCAGCAGGTTTACTTGTCAGCGCGTGCCGGTCAGTGGTCGGGCACAGCTCTAGAGCTCTTGCCCACACTACCAGATCTAGTAGAAAGCGTTGGCCCGATCAGTGGCCTATTGACTGCCTTGAATACTCATCCTGAAGCTAACTGGTTGGTTGTTGCCTGTGATCTACTGAACCTTCGGTCAGAAACAATCCAAAAGCTGCTGGATCACTACCAAGCCGAAACAATCGCAACTTGCTATGTTAACCCCGAGCGCGGCTTCCCGGAAGCTCTTTGCGCCATCTATACTCCTCAAGCTGCAGCGGTACTAGAAAGGGCTTACGCGGAAGGGGTGTACTGCCCTGTGGAAATCCTCAGCAGGCAGCCCTGCACCCTAGTTACCCCCAACCATGAGGTCGAGCTCATGAACGTCAATACCGCCGAGGAGTATGCCACTTTCCAATCCGTTTGGGGTAGTTGCAGCCATGGTAACTCAATCTGTCCTAAGTAA
- the moaA gene encoding GTP 3',8-cyclase MoaA, translating to MQLVDQWNRRIRKLRVSLTDQCNLRCRYCMPLHPEFLDKSSYLTPQQYKEIIGELLDYGIEEVRITGGEPLVRQDFDEVIQELAKLKIPSLSLTTNGLLLHRYWDVLKAANVLNLNVSLDSLQPSTQAAIARRDCLADILRNIQEGIARGFSLKVNTVVMRGINDCELFDFVEFARKTGVTVRFLELMRVGYANSLYEEHYVSAQECIARLQERYTLTPLPAAPDSTAFYFTIDENVKVGFIASESQPFCSSCSRWRLTADGRLFACLFSEEGLSVRDKTPGQRQQIYQQLLGMKPLRRVEQVSHPMYGLGG from the coding sequence ATGCAGCTAGTGGATCAATGGAATCGTCGCATTCGCAAGCTAAGGGTTTCTCTAACCGATCAATGCAACCTTCGCTGCCGCTACTGCATGCCTTTGCATCCAGAATTTCTGGACAAAAGTAGCTACTTAACTCCGCAGCAATACAAAGAAATTATTGGCGAGTTGCTGGACTATGGCATTGAAGAAGTTCGCATTACAGGTGGTGAGCCTCTGGTTCGGCAAGACTTTGATGAAGTCATTCAGGAACTTGCCAAGCTGAAGATCCCGTCCCTCAGCCTAACAACCAATGGCCTGCTGCTCCACCGCTACTGGGACGTTCTCAAGGCTGCCAACGTTCTCAACCTTAATGTTAGCCTCGATAGCCTACAGCCCTCCACCCAAGCTGCAATTGCCCGTCGCGACTGCCTGGCGGATATTCTCCGTAATATCCAGGAGGGTATTGCCCGGGGATTTAGCCTCAAAGTCAATACGGTTGTAATGCGGGGGATCAACGATTGCGAGCTATTTGATTTCGTTGAGTTTGCCCGCAAGACAGGCGTGACAGTTCGCTTTCTGGAGCTGATGCGGGTCGGCTATGCCAACTCTCTCTATGAAGAACACTACGTTTCAGCACAAGAGTGCATTGCCCGTCTGCAAGAACGCTATACTCTAACCCCCCTTCCAGCGGCACCTGATTCGACAGCGTTTTACTTTACAATCGACGAGAATGTTAAAGTTGGATTTATTGCCTCTGAGTCTCAGCCCTTCTGCAGCAGCTGTTCCCGGTGGCGCTTGACAGCTGATGGTCGTCTCTTTGCCTGCCTATTTAGTGAGGAGGGTCTCTCGGTTCGAGACAAAACACCAGGCCAACGTCAGCAAATTTACCAGCAGCTTTTGGGGATGAAACCACTGCGCCGGGTTGAGCAGGTCTCACACCCAATGTACGGCTTAGGGGGCTAG
- a CDS encoding molybdopterin molybdotransferase MoeA, producing MVTVQEAEAIIKDHWLPAKTESIPIASCVGRVLAEPIYADRDYPPINRVLMDGIAINYAAYAAGQRSFAVAGIAPAGTSPATLPDPQQCLEVMTGCALPLGSDLVIPYEQIRIEGGIATITQEVERNRGDFVHPQGSDCSAGALVLRPGITLKSIHVGILASFGYSRIQVERTPRIKVVATGSELIPIEQTPAPYQLRRSNAEALRAALLAYGYTEVETDHLPDDPAAIATHYQANTPNYDLLIYSGGVSRGKCDYLPAIWQSCGVTAYIHGVAQKPGKPMWFGIDHQANTIVWGLPGNPISALVCLHRYLLNRNTDSGHLSEVITFKPNLTLFVPVKMSANRVFTPIMPNNSGDFIALTDSDGFVELPPAQTILSPEQSIQFYPWY from the coding sequence ATGGTCACTGTCCAGGAAGCTGAAGCCATTATTAAAGACCACTGGCTGCCAGCCAAAACCGAGTCGATCCCGATTGCAAGCTGTGTGGGCCGGGTTTTGGCAGAGCCGATCTACGCCGATCGGGACTACCCGCCAATTAACCGGGTCCTGATGGACGGTATCGCCATCAACTATGCCGCTTATGCTGCTGGGCAGCGAAGCTTTGCTGTTGCAGGCATAGCCCCTGCGGGGACAAGCCCTGCCACCCTGCCCGATCCGCAGCAGTGCTTGGAAGTGATGACTGGCTGTGCCCTGCCGCTGGGTAGTGATCTCGTCATTCCCTACGAGCAAATTCGTATCGAGGGAGGAATTGCCACCATCACCCAGGAAGTCGAACGCAACAGGGGTGATTTTGTTCATCCCCAAGGTAGCGATTGTTCTGCAGGAGCGCTGGTTCTCCGCCCCGGCATTACCCTCAAGAGCATCCACGTCGGGATCTTGGCCTCCTTTGGCTACAGCCGCATCCAAGTTGAGAGGACTCCTCGCATCAAAGTTGTGGCAACTGGCAGCGAATTGATTCCCATTGAGCAGACCCCTGCACCCTACCAACTGCGGCGCTCCAACGCTGAGGCCCTCCGAGCGGCTCTTCTTGCCTACGGGTATACCGAGGTTGAGACCGATCACCTTCCGGACGATCCTGCTGCCATTGCCACCCACTACCAAGCCAATACCCCAAACTACGACCTCTTGATTTACTCTGGGGGTGTTTCAAGGGGAAAGTGTGACTACTTGCCGGCCATCTGGCAAAGCTGTGGTGTTACTGCCTACATCCACGGCGTGGCGCAAAAGCCAGGCAAGCCAATGTGGTTTGGCATCGACCATCAGGCCAATACTATAGTTTGGGGCCTCCCAGGCAACCCCATCTCAGCTCTTGTATGTTTGCATCGTTATCTCCTCAACCGTAACACTGACTCTGGGCACCTAAGTGAAGTCATTACCTTCAAACCCAATCTCACTCTTTTTGTGCCCGTTAAGATGAGCGCCAACCGAGTCTTTACACCGATTATGCCTAACAACTCCGGAGACTTCATCGCTCTAACAGACAGCGATGGCTTTGTAGAGTTACCCCCGGCTCAAACTATCCTCAGCCCCGAGCAAAGCATCCAATTCTATCCGTGGTACTAA
- a CDS encoding nitrate reductase associated protein, translating into MIFKFEQDFADSLRCIPMIVRLKLDQCGIKLKLHQWLRFSYQQRQSLVDLPTDTADNRAAYRAYLIHLIESVCQEQAAEVTVDPNPAWEDATTIPDCVLEQAAAKGVVLTLELWQKLTPLQRFALIKLSRPGHENRNFLPAFQEFSAPHTYGHCPGS; encoded by the coding sequence ATGATCTTTAAGTTTGAGCAAGACTTTGCCGACAGCCTTCGCTGCATTCCCATGATCGTGCGCTTAAAGCTCGATCAGTGCGGCATCAAGCTCAAGTTACATCAGTGGCTGCGTTTTAGTTACCAGCAGCGCCAAAGTTTGGTTGACCTGCCAACGGATACCGCTGACAACCGAGCTGCCTACCGCGCCTACCTAATTCACCTTATCGAAAGTGTCTGCCAAGAGCAGGCCGCTGAGGTAACTGTTGATCCAAACCCTGCCTGGGAAGACGCTACCACCATCCCTGACTGCGTTCTTGAGCAGGCGGCAGCCAAGGGGGTCGTGCTGACTCTTGAGCTATGGCAAAAGCTGACCCCGTTGCAGCGCTTTGCCCTCATTAAGCTCAGTCGCCCTGGCCACGAAAACCGCAATTTCCTACCCGCCTTTCAGGAATTTTCCGCACCCCACACCTATGGTCACTGTCCAGGAAGCTGA
- a CDS encoding type IV pilin protein: protein MTLIKLLAVIVIVGILSAISIPNFLNHIRRSRVAEAQTALAAIGGASEVFRMDFMVYPPAYADIEFGGIHRDRYLQDPWQAPNYSWSCSSHCQLKRRSLDD from the coding sequence ATGACCTTGATCAAGCTGCTGGCGGTAATCGTAATTGTCGGCATTCTCTCTGCTATTAGCATTCCCAATTTTCTTAACCACATTCGCCGTTCCAGAGTTGCAGAAGCCCAGACAGCTCTAGCAGCTATCGGCGGTGCTTCAGAAGTTTTCCGAATGGACTTCATGGTTTATCCTCCTGCCTACGCCGATATTGAATTTGGCGGGATCCACAGGGATCGCTATTTGCAAGATCCTTGGCAAGCCCCCAACTATTCCTGGAGTTGTTCCTCCCACTGCCAGCTCAAGCGGCGTTCGTTGGATGACTGA
- a CDS encoding dihydroorotase yields the protein MASSLLIRNAELVVPEGDPWVGDVLVQEGRIAQIGQHLSTEGVARVIDAKGHTLMPGVIDPQVHFREPGREHKEDLQTGSWACARGGVTSFLEMPNTDPLTIDQATLDDKLARAASKCVVNYGFFIGATADNLKELQTVQGACGIKIFMGSMHGPLLVDDQAVLEQIFAETDPHFVIAVHAEDHSRIQARRALFAGRTDVAVHSQIQDEEAALIASRRALDLATRYRHRLHILHLSTGLEVELLRRHKPAWVSAEVTPQHLLLSTADYARLGSLAQMNPPLRDPATLPQLWQGLHEGILDCIATDHAPHTLAEKAQPYPHSPSGMPGVETALPLMLTAAQQGRCTLRQVVQWMCEAPARLYGIPNKGRLQVGYDADLVLVDRHTPKPVRREELLTKCGWSPFEGWELVGWPLLTIVGGQIAFQNGQVDPSVRGRALTFRR from the coding sequence TTGGCCAGTAGCCTGCTGATCCGCAATGCCGAGCTGGTGGTACCGGAAGGGGATCCCTGGGTGGGAGATGTGCTGGTGCAGGAGGGGCGGATTGCCCAGATTGGCCAACATCTCTCCACAGAAGGGGTGGCTAGGGTCATCGATGCCAAGGGCCATACCCTGATGCCGGGGGTGATCGATCCCCAGGTTCACTTCCGCGAGCCGGGCCGGGAGCACAAAGAAGACCTACAAACGGGATCCTGGGCCTGTGCCCGCGGCGGGGTAACCAGCTTTTTGGAGATGCCCAACACTGACCCGCTGACGATCGACCAGGCAACGCTGGATGACAAGTTGGCCCGGGCCGCCAGCAAGTGTGTGGTCAATTACGGCTTTTTCATCGGCGCTACCGCCGATAACTTGAAGGAGCTGCAGACGGTGCAGGGGGCTTGCGGCATCAAGATCTTCATGGGATCCATGCATGGTCCCTTGCTGGTGGACGACCAGGCGGTGCTGGAGCAGATCTTTGCCGAGACGGATCCCCATTTTGTTATCGCTGTCCACGCTGAAGATCACTCGCGGATTCAAGCTCGGCGGGCCCTCTTTGCCGGACGCACGGACGTAGCCGTTCACTCGCAAATCCAGGACGAGGAAGCGGCGCTCATCGCCTCGCGGCGGGCTTTGGACCTGGCCACCCGCTATCGCCATCGCCTGCACATTTTGCACCTTTCCACCGGCTTGGAAGTGGAGCTGCTGCGCCGGCACAAGCCCGCCTGGGTCAGCGCCGAGGTCACCCCCCAACACCTGCTGCTCAGCACTGCCGACTACGCCCGCCTGGGATCCCTGGCCCAAATGAACCCGCCGCTGCGGGATCCGGCTACCCTCCCCCAGCTTTGGCAGGGGCTGCACGAGGGCATCCTGGATTGCATCGCCACCGACCATGCCCCCCACACCCTGGCCGAAAAAGCCCAGCCCTACCCCCACTCCCCCTCCGGCATGCCGGGGGTGGAGACGGCCCTGCCCCTGATGCTGACTGCCGCCCAGCAGGGCCGCTGTACCCTGCGCCAGGTGGTGCAGTGGATGTGCGAGGCGCCCGCCCGCCTCTACGGGATCCCCAACAAAGGACGGCTGCAGGTGGGCTACGACGCCGACCTGGTGCTGGTGGATCGCCACACGCCCAAGCCGGTGCGGCGGGAAGAGCTGCTCACCAAATGCGGCTGGAGCCCGTTTGAGGGCTGGGAGCTGGTGGGCTGGCCGCTGCTCACCATCGTGGGCGGGCAGATCGCCTTCCAAAATGGCCAGGTGGATCCCTCAGTGCGCGGCAGGGCCCTGACCTTTCGGCGCTAG
- a CDS encoding SaoD/DsrE family protein translates to MKVAYVFITPRGGTYKLGQMILPQLEAGVHGAEVVGMFFFDDNCFVLRQGDPIGERLAKIAEAQNILLMMCDMCALERNLAEGEPKWCDSKGQGRKEPGHCVPKNVVKGVQVGCFPDLYAALQDNPPDQVISL, encoded by the coding sequence ATGAAAGTTGCCTACGTCTTCATCACCCCCCGCGGCGGCACCTACAAGCTGGGCCAGATGATCCTGCCCCAGCTAGAAGCAGGGGTACACGGCGCGGAAGTGGTGGGCATGTTCTTTTTCGACGACAACTGCTTTGTCTTGCGGCAGGGGGATCCCATCGGCGAGCGCCTGGCCAAGATTGCCGAAGCGCAGAACATTTTGCTGATGATGTGCGACATGTGCGCCCTGGAGCGCAACCTGGCGGAAGGGGAACCCAAGTGGTGCGACTCAAAAGGCCAGGGGCGCAAGGAGCCGGGCCATTGTGTTCCCAAAAACGTGGTCAAAGGGGTGCAGGTGGGCTGCTTCCCCGACCTCTACGCGGCCTTGCAAGACAACCCACCTGACCAGGTGATCAGCCTCTAG